The sequence CCGCAGGCGAAGAGGAGGTGCGACTCGGCGGCCAACTCGTACGCCATGGCCTGGGTGAACCGGACACCGGCCGGTGACGGCACCAGCAGCCGGGGCGGCGGCGCCTCGGCCGGCGCCAGGGCGTCCAGCGCCTCACCCCAGGGCTCCGGCCGCATCACCATGCCGGGCCCGCCCCCGTAGGGCGTGTCGTCGACCGTGCGGTGCACGTCGTGGGTCCAGGTCCGCAGATCGTGTACGGCCAGCCGCAGCGTGCCGTTCGCCCGGGCCTTGCCGATCAGCGACAGCTCCAGCGGGGCGAAGTACTCGGGAAAGATCGACACGATGTCGACGCGCATGAGGGGCTGACTCCAACTAGAGGTCGAGCAGGCCGCCGGGCGGGTCGACGACGACCCGACCACCGGCCAGATCCACCTCGGGCACGATCGCCTTGACGAACGGGATCAGCGCCGTCCGCCCCTCGGGACGCCGGAGCACCAGCAGGTCGGAGGCGGGGGCGTGGTCGATCCGGGCCACCTCGCCCAGCCGCTCGCCGGCCGGGGTGACCACCGCGAGGCCGATCAGCTGGTGGTCGTGGAACTCCTCCGGATCCTCCGGCGGCGTCAGGTCGGCGCTGTCCACCTCGAGCAGGGTGCCGCGCAGTGCCTCGGCGACGTCGCGGTCCAGCACGCCCTCGAAGGCGACCAGCAGCCGGCCCTGGTGCCAGCGCGCCGACTCGATGGTCAGCTCCGGCGGCACCCGGTAGGCCCCGGGCTGCGGGGGCGCGACCGCCCCGGAGGCGGTGCGCAGCACCGCCCCCGGGGCGAACCGTGCTTCGGGCTCGTCGGTCCGCACCTCCACGGTGACCTCACCGCGGATCCCGTGCGGTTTGCCGATCCTGCCGACGACGAGAAGCATCAGTACGAGTCGACGATGTCGACGCGTACCCCGCGCCCGCCGATGGAGCCGATCACCTGGCGCAGCGCCTTGGCGGTCCGGCCGGACCGCCCGATCACCGTGCCGAGGTCCTCCGGGTGCACGCGGACCTCGAGCCGCTTGCCCCGGCGGGAGTCGACCAGTCGCACCCGGACGTCGTCCGGGTGGTCGACGATCCCCTTGACCAGGTGCTCCAGAGCGGGACGCAGCGCCATGTCAGGCCTGCTCGCCGGACTCGGCACCGGTCTGCTCCTCGGCCTTCGGCGCCTCGGCCTCCGGCTTCGCGGCCTTCTTGGCCGGCTTGGCCGGGGTCTCCGCCAGGCCGGCGGCGGCCTTCGCCTCGGCCTCGTACGCCGCCTGGCGGTCGGCCCGCGCGGGGGCGACCTTCAGCGGCGGCGGAGCCGGCAGGCCCTTGAACTTCTGCCAGTCACCGGTCAGCTCCAGCAGACGCTGCACCGCCTCGCTCGGCTGCGCGCCGACGGACAGCCAGTACTGGACCCGCTCCGACTTGACCTCGATCACCGAAGGGTCCTCCTTCGGCTGGTACACACCGACGAACTCGATCGCGCGGCCGTCACGCTTGGTGCGCGAGTCGGCGACGACGATGCGGTACTGCGGGTTGCGGATCTTGCCCATCCGCAGGAGCCGGATCTTTACGGCCACAGTTGTTTCGCTCCTGTTGCGATCTCACCAGCCCGGTATGGGCGGTGTGGCGGGTGAGCGCCGACCGGCACAGTGGGGTTGGGCCGGAGACTGCTCGGTCAACTGGCGACGCGCCCGGGTTAGAGGGCGCCGGACGCGCGCCGGATACCAGCGACCCATTCTGCCAGATCCGGCCCCGATCTCTCACACCAGACCCGGCTCGGAAACCCCGGCGTCAACCTGCGAGTGACGTACGACACGGTCAGCGGACGGGCGGTCGGTCCCAGCCCGGCGGTAGTTCATCCGGTACGCCCCATTCGGCGGGCGGGGTGAAGTCGCACCAGGTGCCGTCGAACGGGAACTCCCCCGCCTCGGCGAGCCGGATCACCCGCTCCCCCTCGACGCGCACCGCCTTCTCGTCGGTCACCCAGTAGTGCTCCGGGAAGGCCAGGCGTTCGAGGAACTCCTCCTCGTCCTTCCACGCCCAGCTGAGGTCGGGGCGGACCACCACGTCCAGGTCCTGGTCCACCACGTCGACCCCGGCCGCCGGGCCGTCGTCCCAGCGGACGCCGGGCTCCTCGAGATTGACGTACCAGCTCTTGAACCGGCCCTGGTCGTCCCGGAACCACCAGACCGAGTGCGCCGCGCCGGTGGGCAGGAACTTGAGCACCGGCGGCCCGTTCCACCGCCCCTGCGCCAGCCGGTAGCGGGACGTGATCCACTCGGCGAACGGCATGGCCCGCATGCCCAGCCCCGCCTCGGTCACCTCGTTCGCCACCGGGGCGCCGCTGGCGACCCAGAGCAGCAGGCCCCGGTCGTCGTCGTGGACCACGCGGGCCGACCGGACCCAGCCGATCCGGCCGTGCCGCACGTTCCGATGCATGACCAGCCGGCCCGGCTCGAACCGCACGTCACCCCCCGGGTTGTTAACAGGGGGCCCCTTCTCTACTGCAGGCGTTAAGAAGGGGCCCCTCCTTGCACCTCAGTAGGCGCGGGCCAGGACGGCGACCAGGTCCGGCTCGTCCTCGGAGTCCGGCACCGAACCGTCGGCCCGGAGCAGGCACCGGACGGTGACGCCCTGGCCGTTCGCCTCGGCCTCGCCCTCGACGCCGACCGCCGACCACGGGACCTTCGCCCAACCGGTGGCGGCCGCCTCGATGGCCTCGGCGAGCGTGGCGACCTCGGTGGTGCGGGACTGCCGGAACGCCAGCGCCTGGTCGTGCAGCGCCTGCTGGTCGGCCTCCAGCGCGGCGAGGACCGCGCCGACCACGTCGGCCACCGGCGTCGCCGCCTTCGAGCCGTCCGTACGCCGGACCACCACCGCGTTGCCGGCGGCCAGGTCGCGGGGGCCGACCTCGACGCGCACCGGGTAGCCGCGCAGCTCGGCGTCGACGGCCCGGCGGCCGAACGCGGTGTCGGTCCGGTCGTCCAGCGCGACCCGGACGCCGGCGTCGCGCAGCGCGTCGCGGAGCTTGGCCGCCGCCTCGCTCACGCCCTCGCCGTCCTTGACGATCATCACGTACGCCTGGACCGGCGCCAGCTTCGGCGGCACCCGCAGGCCGTTGTCGTCGCCGTGGCACATGATCAGGCCGCCGAGCATCCGGGTGGAGGTGCCCCAGGAGGTGGTCCAGGCGTGCTCCCGGCCGCCCTCGGCCGAGGAGAAGCTGATGTCGAACGCCTTGGCGAAGTTCTGGCCCAGCTCGTGGCTGGTACCCATCTGCAACGCCTTGCCGTCACCCATCATGCCTTCGCAGGTGTAGGTGGCGGTCGCGCCGGCGAAGCGCTCACGGGCGGTCTTCAGGCCGACCACCACCGGGATCCCGAGCACGTTGACCATCAGGTCCTCGTACGCCTCGTGCAGGATCTTCCGGGCGTAGACCCGAGCATCCTCGCGGGTGGCGTGGGCGGTGTGCCCCTCCTGCCAGAGGAACTCGCTGGTGCGCAGGAAGATCCGGGGCCGCAGCTCCCAGCGGACCACGTTCGCCCACTGGTTGAGCAGCAGCGGGAGGTCTCGGTAGGAATCGATCCACTTGGCCATGAACTCGCCGATCACCGTCTCGCTGGTGGGGCGGACCACCACCGGCTCGGCGAGCTGCTTGCCGCCGCCGTGGGTGACCACGGCCAGCTCCGGCGAGAAGCCCTCGACGTGCTCGGCCTCGCGCTTGAGGTAGCTCTCCGGGATGAAGAGCGGGAAGTACGCGTTCTCCGCGCCGGCCGCCTTGATCCGGGCGTCCATCTCGGCCTGCATCCGCTCCCAGATGGCGTAGCCGGCCGGTCGGATGACCATGGTGCCCCGCACCGGGCCGTTGTCGGCCAGCTTCGCCTTGGCGATCAGGTCCTGGTACCAGCGGGGAAAGTCCTCCGCACGGGGAGTGAGCACGCGTGCCATGAGCGAACATCCTATGCGCCCGCCAACGGGCACCGCGATCGGGCGCGCCCGCGCCGGCCGGCCGGCGGCGGATCCGGCCCGACGGGGCAGCCAATCAGGCACTAGCATCCTCGCCCATGCCTTCGCTGCGCTCCCTGTTCGGCCGTGCCACCGAGCCCGCCCCGCTGCCGTACCCGCCGGCCTCACCCGAGGGCCTGGCCGCCCGTTGGGTGCGCTGGCTGGCGGCGCACGGCCCGATGACGGACCCGGTCGACGACACCACCGGCGAACACGCCGGGCACCACCAGCCCGACGACGTCTGGTTCCTGGCCGGCACGTACGGCGGGACGGTGCGGCGGCGCTGCGCGATCCCCGCCGGGCGCTCGCTCTTCTTCCCCGCGTTCAACATCTGGCAGGTCGGCTCCGAACCGGGCGAGGTGCCGGTGGTCAGCGGGGCGACCGGGCACGCCAAGCTCGACGACGAGCGGGTGTCGCTCGCCACCGTCGGCACGCCGACCCCCTTCGAGGTACGGGGTGCCTTCCGCAACGCCGTCACCGGCCGGTCCCGGCCGTACCCGGTCACCTGCTGGGGGCTCTGGGCGAGCCTGCCGCCGCTGGCCCCGGGCGAGCACGAGCTGACCTTCGGCGGCACCGACGGCGGCGAGTTCTCGGTGCGGGCGAAGTACCTGCTGGTCGTGAGCTGAGCCGCCCGGGCGGCCGCGGTCAGCGCAGGACGCGACCGCGCAGGACGATGCGGGACGGGGTGCGGACGACCCGGAGGTCGCGGCGGGGGTCCTCGGGGTAGACGACCAGGTCGGCGAGGCCACCCTCGACCAGGCCGGGAAAGCCGAGCCACTCCCGGGCCCGCCAGGAGGCGGCGGCGAGGACGTCCTCGCTGGACATGCCGGCCCGCTCGTGCAGCAGCAGCATCTCCTCGGCGGCCAGCCCGTGGTCGATCCCCCCGCCGGCGTCCGTGCCGACGTAGATCGGCACCCCCGCCTCGTACGCGGCCCGGACCACGTCGGGGAAGCGGTCGCGCAGGGCGAGCATGTGGTCGGCGTACCCGGGGAACTTGGAACGGGCCTGGTCGGCGATGCCGCCGAAGGTCTGGATGTTGATCATCGTGGGGACCAGCGCGGTGCCCTGGCGGGCCATCACGTCGATCAGGTCGAGGCTGAGCCCAGTGCCGTGCTCCACCGAGTCCACCCCGGCCCGCACCATGATCTCCACGGCCGATTCGCTGAAGGTGTGCACGGCGGCACGTACCCCGGCGGCATGCGCGGCGGCGACGGCGGCGGTCATGGTGTCGGCGTCCCAGGCCGGCGCGAGGTCGCCCACGCCGCGGTCGATCCAGTCCCCGACCAGCTTCACCCAGCCGTTGCCGGCGGCGGCCTGCTCGGACACCACCGCGGCCACCTCGGCCGCGCCGACCTCCACCCCGATGTCCCGCAGGTAGCGCTTCGGCGGCGCGACGTGCCGGCCCGCGCGGGCCAGTCGCGGCAGTTCCGGGTCGTCGTCGAGCTCCGGGTACGGGTACGGCGAGCCGGCGTCCCGGATGGCGAGCACCCCGGCGTCCCGGTCGATCCGCGCCAGCTCGCGGGCCTGTTCCAGGGAGGTGATCGGAGCGCCGCCCCGGGCGATACCGATGTGACAGTGGGCATCGGTCAGGCCGGGCAGCACAAAGCCGCCCTCGGCGACGGTCTCCGCGCCGGGCACCCGCTCGAAGGTGACCCGATCGCCGACCAACCAGATGTCCCGGACCTCGTCGTCCGGCAGGAGCACACCGCGCACATGCAGAGCCATGGGCACAGTCCTACCCGATCACTCCGCGTCGGTGGCGAGCAGGTCGTTCCGCCGGGCGGTGAGGGCGGGCAGGTCGACGGAGACCTTCCAGGGACGCTCGGTGACGAAGAGGTCCTCGGTGTGGGCGACCTGCTCGTACTCGCGGCCCGCGCCGAGTGCGTACTCGGTCAGCGTGACGCGCTCCTGGAGCGGGTCGACCACCCAGTAGGAGGCGACGCCGGCGTGCGCGTAGACCTTCGCCTTGTCGTACATGTCGCGGAAGGTGGAGGTCGGCGAGACGACCTCGACCGCGAGCAGGGCGTCCTCGACGGGCACGGGCGACCGGTCGGCGTGCTTCCGGCGGATGACGACCACGTCGGGACGCGGCTCGTTGCGGCGGTCGACCCGCATCGAGAGGTCGATGCTGACCAGGTATTCCGGCGGGCAGTTGACTTCGAGGGCGAGCAGCAGACGGACACAGAGGTCTTGGTGCACGGCAGTCGGCGACGGCACGATCAACCTTCCGTTGATCAGTTCGTACGGAAGGTCCTTCGGCAGGTCGCCGAGGTCGTCGACCGTCCACTCGTGCCGCTCGGGCAGGATCGGCGCGGCGGTCATCCCATCTCCTTCCAGGGGGCGACATGACCCTAAGCGCTGATCATGTCGCCCACCGTCACCGACGCGCTAGCGAGGGTGCTTGTCGCCGCCCTTGCCGAGCTTGTTGAAGTCGATCTTCGGGAGCTTGAAGCCCGGCGGCAGGCCCTGGGCGCCGGCCAGGTCACCCGGGTCCAGTCCCGGCGGGAGCTGCGGCATGCCGCCCGGGAAGCCGCCGCCCGGCAGCCCTGCCCCGGTACGCGGCCGACCGCCACCCTTGGTGCCCTTGCGCTTGTTCTTCGGGCTCTTGGTCGCCTTGCGCCGACCGGCCCCGGGAAGGCCCATCATGCCGCCCATCTGCTTCATCATCTTCTGCGCGTCGGCGAAGCGGTTGAGCAGCTGGTTGACGTCCATCACCGCGACGCCCGAGCCGTTGGCGATGCGGGCCCGCCGGGAGCCGTTGATGATCTTCGGGTTGGTCCGCTCGGCCGGGGTCATCGAGCGGATGATCGCGGTGACCCGGTCGAAGTGCTTGTCGTCCAGCTCGGCGAGCTGGTCCTTCATCTGCCCCATGCCGGGCATCATGGCCAGCACGTTGGCGATCGGACCCATCCGCCGGACCGCGATGAGCTGGTCGAGGAAGTCCTCCAGGGTGAACTGCTCGCCGCCCATCAGCTTGGCGGTCATCTTCTCCTTCTGATCGGCGTCGAAGGCCGCCTCGGCCTGCTCGATCAGAGTGAGGACGTCGCCCATGCCGAGGATCCGGCTGGCCATCCGGTCGGGGTGGAAGACGTCGAAGTCCTCCAGCTTCTCGCCGGTGGAGGCGAAGAGGATCGGCTGGCCGGTGACCTCGCGGACCGACAGCGCGGCGCCACCGCGGGCGTCGCCGTCGAGCTTGGAGAGGACCACGCCGGTGATGCCCACGCCGTCGCGGAACGCCTCGGCGGTGCGTACCGCGTCCTGGCCGACCATCGCGTCGATGACGAAGATGACCTCGTCGGGCTGGACCACGTCCCGGATGTCGGCGGCCTGCTGCATCATCTCGGCGTCGATACCGAGCCGACCGGCGGTGTCGACGATCACGATGTCCCGGGCCGCCCGCCGGGCGTGCTCAATCGAGTCGCGCGCCACCTGCACCGGGTCGCCGACGCCGTTGCCGGGCTCCGGGGCGTACACCTCGACGCCGGCCCGGCCACCGAGCACCTGGAGCTGCCCGACGGCGTTGGGGCGCTGGAGGTCGGCGGCGACCAGCAGCGGCTGGTGGCCCTGGGCCTTGAGCCAGCGGGCGAGCTTGCCGGCGAGGGTGGTCTTACCGGAACCCTGGAGACCGGCCAGCATGATCACGGTCGGCGGGTGCTTGGCGAACTGGAGCCGTCGCCCCTCGCCACCGAGGACGGCGATCAGCTCCTCGTTGACGATCTTGATGATCTGCTGCGCCGGGTTCAGCGCCTGGGAGACCTCGGCGCTGCGGGCCCGTTCCTTGACGTTCGCGATGAAGCCCTTGACCACCGGCAGGGCGACGTCGGCCTCCAGCAACGCCATCCGGATCTCGCGCGCGGTGGCGTCGATGTCGGCGTCGGTGAGCCGGCCCTTGCCGCGGAGCTTGGTGAAGATCCCGGACAGGCGGTCACTCAAGGTGTCAAACACGCGAACATCCCGTTTGTCGTTTTCGGCGGGCACAAGTCAGCCGGCGCGCACAAGGCCGGCTACCCGCAAGGGTAACGGTCCCACTCCCCCACTGCTTCCCGCCAGCCGACGCGGTGCCAGATCACGATGGTCAGCCGCCATCGCAGGTCGGGGCCGGGCGGCGCGCGGCGGGCGGCGAGCGGCGAGCGGCGACAACTCTCACGACGGCTGTGGACCTGATAGCGCAAACGAATCACCGCCGGCGCCCGCGCCCCGACCGCACTCAGCCCACGCCGTACCCCTGGCATCGTCCAGCCGGGGCTTGAATCGTCTACGCCATCAGCTCCAAAGCGTCCCACCGACACAGCCGGCTCCAGACCCAAACGCCCCGAAGGCGCCGTTCAGCCAGACGATCACGACGCCGCCAGCCCCGACTGGTACGCGAAGACCACCAGTTGCGCCCGATCCCGGGCGCCCAGCTTGACCATGGCCCGGCTGACGTGGGTACGCGCGGTGGCCGGGCTGACCACCAGCCGCTCGGCGATCTCGCCGTTGCTCAGCCCCTCGCCGACCAGTCCGACCACCTCCCGCTCCCGGTCGGTGAGGGTGCCCAGCCGCGGGTGCGGGCGGGGCACCCGGGCCGGCCGGGTGGCGAACTCCCGGACCACCCGCCGGGTCACCGACGGCGACAGCAGCGCCTCCCCCTCGGCGACCAGCCGGATCGCCCGCAGCAGCTCGGCCGGGCGGGTGTCCTTGGTCAGGAAGCCGCTGGCCCCGTGCCGGAGCGCGTCGAAGACGTACTCGTCCAGCTCGAAGGTGGTCAGGACGACCACCCGCGTGCCGGCCAGCGCGGGATCGGCCACGATCCGCCGGGTCGCCTCGATGCCGTCGACGCCCGGCATCCGGACGTCCATCAGCACCACGTCGGGGCGTTCCCGGCGGGCCAGCTCGACCGCGGCGAGCCCGTCGGCCGCCTCCCCCACCACCGTGAGGTCGTCCTCGCTCTCCACCAGGGCACGCAGCCCGATCCGGACCAGGTCCTGGTCGTCGGCGAGCAACACCCGGATCATGCGACCTCCTCCACGGGCAGTGTGGCGTACACCTGGAAGCCGCCGCCGGAGCCGGGGCCGGCGGCGAACGACCCGCCCAGCACGGTGACCCGCTCCCGCATGCCGGCCAGGCCGTACCCGCCGGCCCGCCCCGGCTCGGCGGCTGGGCCGCGCCCGGTGTCGGTGACCTCGACGGTCACCTCGGTCGGGGCGTAGCGGATCCGGACCGTGGCGGTGGCCGGACCGGCGTGGCGCAGCACGTTGGTCAACGACTCCTGCACCACCCGGTACGCGGTCAGATCCACGGCGACCGGGAGCGGACGCGGCTCCCCGGTGATCTCGACGTCGACCGGCACCCCGGCACCGGCCAGCCGGTCCCGCAGCTGCGGCAGCTGGGCCAGCCCGGGGGTGGGAGCCCGCTCGGCGGCCGCCTCGTCCCGCCGGACCACGGTGAGCGTCACCCGCAGCTCGTCCAGGGCCTCCTTGCTGGTCCGGCTGATCGCGGTCAGCGCCGCCTCGGCCTGTTCGGGCTTTTTCTTCAGCAGGTGCAGGGCGATCTCCGCCTGCATGTGGATGGCGGCCAGGCCGTGGCCGACCACGTCGTGCACCTCCCGGGCGACCCGCAGCCGCTCGGCGTCGGCCAACCGGCGGGCCTCCTCGATCCGCTTCCGGGCCGCGTTCTCCCGGCCCAGCCGGGCCGTGGTCCCGACCGTGGCCCCGATCGCGAACGGCACCACCACCCAGGCGGCGACCGGCATCAGGCCGGTCAGGCCGGTCGGGCGTGCCCCGACAAAGACGTGCGCCAGCAGCCCAACCAGCGCGCCCGCGCCGGCCAGCGCCGCGATCCGCACCGGCCGGTACGCGGCCACCGTGTAGACCGCGACGAAGAACGAGATCAGGATCGGCCCGTACGGGTAGCCGAGCAGCAGGTACGCCGTGGTCGCCGCGGTGACCACGGCCAGGGTGGCAAGCGGCCACCGCCGCCGTACGGCCAGGGCGAGCGCCGCCACCACGACCAGCGGATAGGTCGCCCGGCCGGTGCCCATCCCCTGGTTGAGACCGGCCGGGCCGGTGCCGAGCAGCCCGAAGACGACCAGGGCCACGGCGACCATGGCGTCGAAGACGCCCTGGTCGAACCCGGTCCGGTTCCGGTCCATGCCGTCCCTCCCCGCCCGGCTCAGCCGATGTCCCGCCGCCGCAGCAGCGCCCCGCCGACCGCCGCGAACGCGACGAGGTAGACCGCCACCACCACGGCCGCCTGCCCGCCGCCGACCGTCGCCGCGACCCCGGGGGTGTCCCCGGAGGCGCCCAGCGCCGCCGCCAGCGACCCGGCGTTCGGGCCGGGCAGCCCCTTCTGCAGCTGGGCCACCCAGTCGAGCAGGGGCGCGGCGAGCGCGGCGAGCAGGTTCTGCACCGCGAGCAGCCACACCAGCCCCAACCCGACGGGCAGCGCCACCGCCCGCAGCGCGACGGCGAGCACGGCACCGAGCATGGCCCA comes from Micromonospora viridifaciens and encodes:
- the rimM gene encoding ribosome maturation factor RimM (Essential for efficient processing of 16S rRNA), encoding MLLVVGRIGKPHGIRGEVTVEVRTDEPEARFAPGAVLRTASGAVAPPQPGAYRVPPELTIESARWHQGRLLVAFEGVLDRDVAEALRGTLLEVDSADLTPPEDPEEFHDHQLIGLAVVTPAGERLGEVARIDHAPASDLLVLRRPEGRTALIPFVKAIVPEVDLAGGRVVVDPPGGLLDL
- a CDS encoding RNA-binding protein; protein product: MPSPASRPDMALRPALEHLVKGIVDHPDDVRVRLVDSRRGKRLEVRVHPEDLGTVIGRSGRTAKALRQVIGSIGGRGVRVDIVDSY
- the rpsP gene encoding 30S ribosomal protein S16, producing MAVKIRLLRMGKIRNPQYRIVVADSRTKRDGRAIEFVGVYQPKEDPSVIEVKSERVQYWLSVGAQPSEAVQRLLELTGDWQKFKGLPAPPPLKVAPARADRQAAYEAEAKAAAGLAETPAKPAKKAAKPEAEAPKAEEQTGAESGEQA
- a CDS encoding DUF402 domain-containing protein, which produces MRFEPGRLVMHRNVRHGRIGWVRSARVVHDDDRGLLLWVASGAPVANEVTEAGLGMRAMPFAEWITSRYRLAQGRWNGPPVLKFLPTGAAHSVWWFRDDQGRFKSWYVNLEEPGVRWDDGPAAGVDVVDQDLDVVVRPDLSWAWKDEEEFLERLAFPEHYWVTDEKAVRVEGERVIRLAEAGEFPFDGTWCDFTPPAEWGVPDELPPGWDRPPVR
- the proS gene encoding proline--tRNA ligase, which translates into the protein MARVLTPRAEDFPRWYQDLIAKAKLADNGPVRGTMVIRPAGYAIWERMQAEMDARIKAAGAENAYFPLFIPESYLKREAEHVEGFSPELAVVTHGGGKQLAEPVVVRPTSETVIGEFMAKWIDSYRDLPLLLNQWANVVRWELRPRIFLRTSEFLWQEGHTAHATREDARVYARKILHEAYEDLMVNVLGIPVVVGLKTARERFAGATATYTCEGMMGDGKALQMGTSHELGQNFAKAFDISFSSAEGGREHAWTTSWGTSTRMLGGLIMCHGDDNGLRVPPKLAPVQAYVMIVKDGEGVSEAAAKLRDALRDAGVRVALDDRTDTAFGRRAVDAELRGYPVRVEVGPRDLAAGNAVVVRRTDGSKAATPVADVVGAVLAALEADQQALHDQALAFRQSRTTEVATLAEAIEAAATGWAKVPWSAVGVEGEAEANGQGVTVRCLLRADGSVPDSEDEPDLVAVLARAY
- a CDS encoding amidohydrolase family protein gives rise to the protein MALHVRGVLLPDDEVRDIWLVGDRVTFERVPGAETVAEGGFVLPGLTDAHCHIGIARGGAPITSLEQARELARIDRDAGVLAIRDAGSPYPYPELDDDPELPRLARAGRHVAPPKRYLRDIGVEVGAAEVAAVVSEQAAAGNGWVKLVGDWIDRGVGDLAPAWDADTMTAAVAAAHAAGVRAAVHTFSESAVEIMVRAGVDSVEHGTGLSLDLIDVMARQGTALVPTMINIQTFGGIADQARSKFPGYADHMLALRDRFPDVVRAAYEAGVPIYVGTDAGGGIDHGLAAEEMLLLHERAGMSSEDVLAAASWRAREWLGFPGLVEGGLADLVVYPEDPRRDLRVVRTPSRIVLRGRVLR
- a CDS encoding Uma2 family endonuclease, translating into MTAAPILPERHEWTVDDLGDLPKDLPYELINGRLIVPSPTAVHQDLCVRLLLALEVNCPPEYLVSIDLSMRVDRRNEPRPDVVVIRRKHADRSPVPVEDALLAVEVVSPTSTFRDMYDKAKVYAHAGVASYWVVDPLQERVTLTEYALGAGREYEQVAHTEDLFVTERPWKVSVDLPALTARRNDLLATDAE
- the ffh gene encoding signal recognition particle protein; translation: MFDTLSDRLSGIFTKLRGKGRLTDADIDATAREIRMALLEADVALPVVKGFIANVKERARSAEVSQALNPAQQIIKIVNEELIAVLGGEGRRLQFAKHPPTVIMLAGLQGSGKTTLAGKLARWLKAQGHQPLLVAADLQRPNAVGQLQVLGGRAGVEVYAPEPGNGVGDPVQVARDSIEHARRAARDIVIVDTAGRLGIDAEMMQQAADIRDVVQPDEVIFVIDAMVGQDAVRTAEAFRDGVGITGVVLSKLDGDARGGAALSVREVTGQPILFASTGEKLEDFDVFHPDRMASRILGMGDVLTLIEQAEAAFDADQKEKMTAKLMGGEQFTLEDFLDQLIAVRRMGPIANVLAMMPGMGQMKDQLAELDDKHFDRVTAIIRSMTPAERTNPKIINGSRRARIANGSGVAVMDVNQLLNRFADAQKMMKQMGGMMGLPGAGRRKATKSPKNKRKGTKGGGRPRTGAGLPGGGFPGGMPQLPPGLDPGDLAGAQGLPPGFKLPKIDFNKLGKGGDKHPR
- a CDS encoding response regulator transcription factor; translated protein: MIRVLLADDQDLVRIGLRALVESEDDLTVVGEAADGLAAVELARRERPDVVLMDVRMPGVDGIEATRRIVADPALAGTRVVVLTTFELDEYVFDALRHGASGFLTKDTRPAELLRAIRLVAEGEALLSPSVTRRVVREFATRPARVPRPHPRLGTLTDREREVVGLVGEGLSNGEIAERLVVSPATARTHVSRAMVKLGARDRAQLVVFAYQSGLAAS
- a CDS encoding sensor histidine kinase; the encoded protein is MDRNRTGFDQGVFDAMVAVALVVFGLLGTGPAGLNQGMGTGRATYPLVVVAALALAVRRRWPLATLAVVTAATTAYLLLGYPYGPILISFFVAVYTVAAYRPVRIAALAGAGALVGLLAHVFVGARPTGLTGLMPVAAWVVVPFAIGATVGTTARLGRENAARKRIEEARRLADAERLRVAREVHDVVGHGLAAIHMQAEIALHLLKKKPEQAEAALTAISRTSKEALDELRVTLTVVRRDEAAAERAPTPGLAQLPQLRDRLAGAGVPVDVEITGEPRPLPVAVDLTAYRVVQESLTNVLRHAGPATATVRIRYAPTEVTVEVTDTGRGPAAEPGRAGGYGLAGMRERVTVLGGSFAAGPGSGGGFQVYATLPVEEVA